The following proteins are co-located in the Chlamydiota bacterium genome:
- a CDS encoding class I SAM-dependent methyltransferase, giving the protein MKRVQKVVSKTAQILRHVAGILEEKASLHEMGVQRAITVYNMITAPDEDYYLQQYLHWIIPECERRYSGGAARFLDMGCGQGRLSFPLAKWAVKGKMIGVDFTSAVIQKARQYAQSLGIHNIEFVESDVHTYLKSARRHCYDIALMTEVSFILPSYKEVIAEVYRVLSPGGLFFISFRSQYFNLLYSVRRRDRQGMRLVRDQREGHWGDGSAWFSWQTSEDVRHLLSNVGFQIQGLYGVGVASGIEGDPLSVIAQPSKLTPQEQAHLMDLELSLAKQYVDCGRYILAIAEKTSEKNASRR; this is encoded by the coding sequence ATGAAAAGAGTCCAAAAAGTTGTTTCTAAGACGGCTCAAATATTGCGTCATGTCGCTGGTATTTTAGAAGAAAAGGCAAGTCTTCATGAAATGGGTGTACAGCGGGCAATAACTGTTTACAATATGATAACAGCCCCTGATGAGGATTACTATTTGCAACAGTATCTTCATTGGATTATTCCGGAGTGCGAGCGACGTTATTCGGGAGGTGCGGCTCGCTTTTTAGATATGGGTTGTGGTCAGGGGCGTCTTTCATTTCCTTTGGCTAAATGGGCTGTGAAAGGTAAGATGATAGGAGTTGATTTTACATCAGCGGTCATCCAAAAGGCCCGTCAATACGCTCAGAGTCTTGGGATTCACAATATTGAATTTGTCGAGTCGGATGTCCACACTTACTTAAAATCTGCTCGACGTCATTGTTATGACATTGCATTGATGACAGAAGTTTCTTTTATCTTACCATCTTATAAAGAGGTTATTGCTGAGGTTTACCGTGTCTTGAGTCCAGGAGGTTTGTTCTTTATTTCTTTCAGGAGTCAGTATTTTAATCTTCTTTACTCTGTGCGTAGAAGAGATCGGCAAGGTATGAGATTGGTACGTGATCAACGAGAGGGACATTGGGGCGACGGGTCGGCGTGGTTTAGTTGGCAAACCTCTGAGGACGTTCGCCATCTTTTATCAAACGTTGGCTTTCAAATTCAGGGCCTATACGGGGTTGGTGTTGCTTCAGGAATTGAAGGGGATCCTTTATCCGTGATTGCTCAACCTTCAAAGTTAACTCCTCAAGAACAGGCTCATCTGATGGATTTAGAGCTCTCATTGGCTAAGCAGTATGTTGATTGCGGTCGCTATATTCTTGCGATTGCTGAGAAAACTTCAGAAAAAAATGCCTCCCGACGTTAG
- a CDS encoding glycosyltransferase, with translation MPPDVSINLCCYNSQKYLEETLQSVFSQTYKDWELVVINNGSTDRTEEIIQRHISQGWPVIYHYQQNQGLGKARHKAVELSSGRFIALIDHDDLWMPEKLERQMALFRERTELGLVYCDGTIIDGSGEINSRYSDLYPIERGNIFRKLMARCFIPPVSAILRREVFEKVGSFGAFKAAEEYDLFLKVAYQYEIDYVDDTLFKYRWHGGNLSQLMREELHLENIEIRRYWLGRVGDMRARCWIRREVSRAYSGYGSWLLEQGRKKEARGSLLRSFRFFPYQIGYLKYGLSWLSLPLARNSLKILRAFRAWLRKWIGVSHSVKMAMDE, from the coding sequence ATGCCTCCCGACGTTAGTATTAATCTTTGTTGTTATAATTCTCAAAAATATCTTGAGGAAACGCTACAGAGCGTCTTTTCACAAACTTATAAAGATTGGGAACTTGTCGTGATTAATAATGGATCAACAGATCGTACAGAGGAGATCATCCAGAGACATATTTCACAAGGATGGCCTGTCATTTATCATTATCAACAAAATCAAGGACTTGGAAAAGCTCGTCACAAAGCGGTTGAGCTTTCCTCGGGAAGGTTTATTGCGTTGATTGATCACGATGATCTTTGGATGCCAGAAAAACTTGAGAGGCAGATGGCCCTGTTTCGAGAAAGAACAGAATTAGGCTTGGTGTATTGCGATGGCACTATCATTGATGGAAGTGGCGAGATCAATAGCCGATATTCTGATCTGTATCCTATTGAACGTGGAAACATTTTTCGAAAACTTATGGCGCGTTGTTTTATCCCTCCGGTCAGTGCAATTCTTAGAAGGGAGGTATTTGAGAAGGTCGGTTCTTTCGGTGCTTTTAAGGCAGCCGAAGAGTATGATTTATTCCTTAAGGTTGCGTATCAGTACGAGATTGATTATGTGGATGATACGCTCTTTAAATATCGTTGGCATGGTGGAAATCTATCACAATTGATGCGAGAAGAACTTCATCTGGAAAATATAGAAATTCGGCGATATTGGCTCGGTCGAGTTGGGGATATGAGGGCAAGATGTTGGATTAGGAGAGAAGTGTCACGGGCCTATTCTGGATACGGAAGCTGGTTGTTGGAGCAAGGGAGAAAGAAAGAGGCTCGAGGAAGTTTATTGCGGAGTTTTAGATTTTTCCCCTATCAGATAGGATACTTAAAGTATGGTTTGAGTTGGCTTTCTTTGCCTTTAGCTCGAAACAGCTTAAAAATATTGAGGGCATTTCGGGCTTGGTTAAGAAAGTGGATAGGCGTATCTCATTCGGTGAAGATGGCAATGGATGAATGA
- a CDS encoding DegT/DnrJ/EryC1/StrS family aminotransferase, translating into MIKVAKAKVGAEELQAVNQVFSAGWLGMGNFTLQFEEALAQYLGARNVIAVNTGTSALHLSLVALGIGPGDEVLVPSLTYVASFQAVSATGAQPVSCESNLETLLLDVDDAQRKITTRTKAIMPVHYCGQPCDMDRLLSWKDRYGIRIVEDAAHAMGSTFHKKKIGSFGDITCFSFDPMKIMTCGEGGAIATTDDDLESRLRNMRLLGVDRESEYRYRNERKWFYDVPMQGYRYHLSNINAAIGMVQLKKLDEFIARRREICLRYDAAFGDLPWLSLLKVDYGVTAPFMYIVRVPAESRDRFITFLQDQKIETGIHYLPNHWHTFYKVNDQQLPMADRLGREIVTLPLHSCLSDQEIQQVIKAVSSFQCVEVLS; encoded by the coding sequence ATGATTAAAGTTGCAAAGGCAAAAGTGGGGGCTGAAGAACTTCAAGCGGTCAATCAGGTTTTTTCAGCAGGCTGGCTTGGAATGGGAAATTTTACTTTGCAATTTGAAGAAGCGCTTGCACAGTATTTGGGTGCGAGAAATGTAATTGCAGTCAACACAGGGACGAGTGCCTTGCATCTTTCCTTGGTTGCTCTTGGGATTGGGCCTGGAGATGAGGTTTTAGTTCCAAGTCTCACTTATGTTGCTTCATTTCAAGCCGTCTCAGCAACGGGTGCTCAGCCTGTTTCATGTGAGAGCAATCTTGAAACGCTTCTTTTGGATGTAGATGATGCCCAGAGAAAGATAACGACTCGAACCAAAGCAATCATGCCTGTGCACTATTGTGGTCAGCCCTGCGATATGGATCGCCTACTTTCTTGGAAGGATCGCTATGGTATTCGTATCGTTGAGGATGCGGCTCATGCCATGGGCTCTACTTTTCATAAGAAAAAGATTGGAAGTTTTGGGGATATCACTTGCTTCAGTTTTGATCCCATGAAGATTATGACATGTGGAGAGGGAGGAGCGATTGCTACAACGGACGATGATCTTGAAAGTCGCTTGCGTAATATGCGCTTGCTTGGAGTAGATCGGGAATCGGAGTATCGATATCGCAATGAACGTAAGTGGTTTTATGATGTTCCTATGCAAGGCTATCGTTACCATTTGTCTAATATCAATGCAGCAATAGGGATGGTACAATTAAAAAAATTGGATGAATTTATTGCACGGCGTCGAGAGATTTGTCTGCGTTATGATGCAGCTTTTGGAGATCTTCCATGGTTGAGTTTACTTAAGGTGGATTATGGTGTGACAGCTCCTTTTATGTATATTGTGCGAGTACCTGCTGAAAGTCGAGATCGTTTTATAACGTTCTTGCAGGATCAGAAAATTGAAACAGGGATTCATTATCTTCCGAATCATTGGCATACTTTCTACAAGGTGAATGATCAACAGTTGCCGATGGCAGATAGGCTGGGTCGAGAGATTGTTACCTTACCGCTTCATTCTTGCTTAAGTGATCAGGAAATTCAGCAGGTGATTAAGGCCGTCTCATCTTTCCAATGTGTTGAGGTTTTATCGTGA
- a CDS encoding class I SAM-dependent methyltransferase — translation MYDYYMGTLEKIIENEAEYLISIKRLLPKWLNGIPDCEFLALFKITETLAEETKLKGRKLVIAETGVGASTIVFIYSALKHGGHVYTWDLNPEKASQIRGVCVETLGQMFHKEMSSSWHLIPYDSVSNELGLPILKGMVDHIDCFFHDGDHVWNTIIKELNAVDFLLGDGSVVAIDDAQYDFIHTNEFIVNVLRRKMGLSDVKFEDNRGTPFYRAAEEYLEKHWKKLENLASSYRHSYRDDLFFKYYDADMGTRRSLGSDRFANQEHRFEAWRVSGRVKK, via the coding sequence ATGTATGACTATTATATGGGGACTTTGGAAAAAATCATTGAGAATGAGGCAGAATACCTTATTTCAATTAAGCGATTGCTTCCAAAATGGTTAAACGGTATCCCTGACTGCGAATTTTTAGCCTTGTTTAAGATTACAGAAACGCTAGCGGAAGAAACGAAACTCAAGGGACGAAAGCTTGTGATTGCTGAAACGGGAGTAGGGGCCAGTACGATTGTCTTTATCTATAGTGCTCTTAAACATGGTGGACACGTTTATACATGGGACTTGAACCCTGAAAAGGCATCTCAAATCAGAGGAGTTTGTGTAGAAACTTTGGGTCAGATGTTCCATAAGGAGATGAGTTCCTCCTGGCATTTGATCCCTTACGATAGTGTTTCTAACGAGTTAGGACTTCCCATTCTTAAGGGCATGGTCGACCATATCGATTGCTTCTTTCACGATGGAGATCATGTTTGGAACACCATTATCAAGGAGTTAAACGCAGTAGACTTTCTCTTGGGGGATGGAAGTGTTGTGGCGATTGATGATGCACAATACGATTTCATTCATACGAACGAGTTTATTGTGAATGTGCTGAGGCGTAAGATGGGTTTATCGGATGTTAAATTTGAAGACAACCGCGGCACCCCTTTTTATCGAGCTGCAGAGGAATATTTAGAAAAGCATTGGAAGAAACTTGAAAACTTAGCCTCGAGCTATCGGCATTCCTATCGCGATGATCTCTTTTTTAAATATTATGATGCGGATATGGGGACAAGAAGGAGTTTAGGCTCTGATCGTTTTGCTAATCAAGAACATCGTTTTGAGGCATGGCGAGTTTCTGGCCGGGTGAAAAAATAA
- a CDS encoding glycosyltransferase family 4 protein, whose amino-acid sequence MRIFMPSHYHRVVDSGAGGADMRLAKELRALGLEVTLCFPQDILDLLPWPKFLVPIFPWSMARRFLKEHSKRPFDLVDSTVGDFWVASRWMRFYRGRKVKRVVRSHGLEHIHSRVWKRLLNSFGESPSWKYQFYHGWYRLWEVEQDLKEADAVVFHNSLERKFVERYLGIDRAKTKVICHGVNERFFECDREQVLNDDNQRMFHLIFIGRWTKLKGVHLLPPLVNRLFRKNSRYRLTCAGIGGEVKDKEILAEFSEEDRNRITLIPYFDNNELPKLLMRCGIMVFPSVVDSFGLAVVEAMACGVIVLSGTRVGAAIELIENGKNGFILHRHEASVYADLIESLVNQRELIRQVRRNAYDTVQRMTWRKVAVERLELYHKIMNLN is encoded by the coding sequence ATGCGTATTTTTATGCCCTCACATTATCATCGCGTGGTTGATTCAGGTGCTGGAGGAGCAGATATGCGTCTGGCGAAAGAGTTGAGAGCCTTAGGGTTGGAAGTGACGCTTTGTTTTCCTCAGGATATCCTTGATCTTTTGCCGTGGCCTAAGTTTCTTGTGCCCATTTTTCCATGGTCTATGGCCAGAAGATTTTTAAAAGAGCATTCGAAACGCCCTTTTGACTTGGTCGACAGTACGGTAGGCGATTTCTGGGTGGCGAGTCGATGGATGAGGTTTTATAGGGGCCGAAAAGTCAAGCGCGTTGTGAGAAGTCATGGGTTGGAACATATCCATTCACGTGTTTGGAAAAGACTTCTCAATTCTTTTGGAGAAAGTCCAAGTTGGAAGTATCAGTTTTATCATGGTTGGTACCGTCTTTGGGAGGTTGAGCAAGACTTAAAAGAGGCTGATGCGGTGGTGTTTCATAATTCCTTAGAGCGTAAATTTGTAGAGCGTTATTTGGGAATCGATAGAGCCAAAACGAAAGTGATATGCCACGGCGTTAACGAACGTTTTTTTGAGTGTGATCGGGAACAGGTTTTAAATGATGACAATCAAAGAATGTTTCATTTAATATTTATAGGTCGATGGACAAAATTAAAAGGCGTACATTTATTACCTCCGTTGGTGAATAGGCTTTTTAGAAAAAATTCTAGATATCGCTTAACCTGTGCCGGAATAGGCGGAGAAGTTAAAGACAAGGAAATACTTGCTGAATTTTCTGAAGAGGACAGAAATCGTATCACCCTTATTCCCTATTTTGATAATAATGAATTGCCGAAGTTACTGATGCGCTGTGGCATCATGGTCTTTCCATCCGTTGTGGATAGTTTTGGTTTAGCGGTTGTTGAGGCTATGGCCTGTGGCGTGATTGTGTTATCTGGAACGCGGGTGGGTGCAGCCATCGAGCTCATTGAAAATGGGAAGAATGGCTTTATCTTGCATCGCCATGAAGCAAGTGTGTATGCGGATCTCATAGAATCATTGGTCAATCAACGTGAACTGATTAGGCAAGTTCGTCGAAATGCCTACGATACCGTTCAAAGAATGACCTGGAGAAAAGTAGCAGTGGAGCGATTGGAATTGTATCATAAGATTATGAATTTAAATTAA